In the Rhizobium rhizoryzae genome, AGGCCTCGCGGGAAAAGCCGGTCGATGCAACATCGAGATCGCATTTCACCTGCGTCACACGATGATCGTCGAATTCAAATGGCTCAGGCTTCGGGGATGGGCTCAATGACAGAACATCCGCCTCGATGCCATGCGCGCGGCACCCTTTCGCCAGGGCGTGAATGGTTCGCTCTACACCGCCAAATGTGTCAGGCCAGTAGGTTTTGAAGAAATGAAGAACGCGCATCGGGTTTTCCGGACCAATCAGGAAACCTCTTTTGCCGGTTCGCCGCGGCGGGAGCAAGGCGTCTTGGCCAAAACGCAAAACGGCGACCGAATGGCCGCCGCTGAATGCAAGAATACCAACCGAACTTATTCGCCGAGACGCGCCTCGAGACGGCGCAGCCGCTCCTCGAGATCAGAGATGGAAGCCGCCTTGGCTTCAACCTCTTCCTTTGGTTCCTCCAGAAGGCGGAAAATGATCGGGTCGTTATAACGCAGCATGGTCATCGTGAAGTCGCGTGGGGAAACGCGCAAAGCCGCGGAATAGGCTTCATAACGTTCCGCCGGGACACGGCCACGGCCAGCTTCGATCTGCGAAATGAAGGTATAGTATTCGATACCGACGCGTGCCGCGAGTTCGCGCTGGCTCAAGCCCGCCGCCTCGCGTTTTTCCTTCAGCCAGGCGCCGCCTTCGCGCCGTAGGGCAACGGTGTCGTCCCGGCTCAAAACCTGCTGAACTTGCGAACTCATCGGCGCTGTACCCTTCGGAATAAGTGAAGCATACACAAGGCGTGTATCTGTTCTCACTCTATAGTGCGAATGCTTAACTTTTGTAAAGCGCAAATCATATGGGAGAGCCATATTTTTGCCGGAAGGCTTAAAGCATCCCTTTGAAAGGCCGTAAAAAGGCGCAAAAATAAGCCTTAAAGCGAATAGATAGCCGCGATAATCGCCTGGAGTTGCAAAACGACGTGAAAAAATACAGCAATCACTATAGCAGCTTATTGACCAACGACTGCACTGCGTATAGCAATCACTACCGACCACCAAATCGGTCGTTCCAATCTCGAGAGGAATTCTACAATGGCAACTATTCAGGGCGTATATCTCGCGCTGTTCGGCCGTCCGGCTGACCCGACGGGTCTCTCCTACTTCAACTCCGTCACCAACAATGGCGCGAACCTGAACGCGATCGGTAACCTGGCTACGCAGCCTGAGTACCTGAACCGCTTCACTGGCCAGTCCAATGTTCAGATCATCAACTCGATCTACCAGTCGCTGTTCGGCCGCGATGCTGACGTAACGGGTCTGACGTTCTTCTCGAACGCTTTGGCCGCTGGTCGTCTGACGATCAACACGATTGCAATCAACATTCTGGACGGCGCAACGGGCTCTGACCTGACGACCGTCAACAACAAGATTGCTGCTGCAAACCTGTTCACGGCTTCTCTGGACACCGGTCCGGAAATCGTTGGTTACTCCGGTACGGCTGCTGGCGACGCTGGCCGCGCCTTTATCGCTGGCGTGACGACCACTGTTCCGACGCAGGCTGCTGTCGATCTGGCCATTGCCAACATCGTCAACAACCCGGCTCCGTCGACCACGACGGCCCTGACGACCGGCGTAGACAACTTCCCGGGCACAGCTGGCAACGACCTGTTCACCGGCTTGAAGGCTGCTGCGAACGCGACCCTCACGTCTGCAGACACCATCAACGGTGGCGCTGGTACCGATACACTGAACATCACCGTCAGCGAAGCTGGTGACGTTCTGGCTGGCGCACAGGTCTCCAACATCGAAGTTGTTGGCATCCGTGCAATCGCTAACACGGCCAACGAACTCAGCGCGACAGGCCTGACGAACGTCGTCCTGACGGGCACCAACACAAGCACCACTGCCCTGACGAACCTTGCCAATGGTGCAACGGTGACCGTAGGCTCTGGTGCCAACCTGACTGGTGCAATCACTGCTGGTTACGTTGCTGCTGCGACGACTGCCAATATTGCTTATGCAGGCGGCACATCTGGCGACCTGACTGCAAACGGCGCTACTGCTTTCACAACTGCTAACATCACATCCACGGGTGCAGCGAACACTGCTGCCAACATCAATGTGGGTGCCGCAACCACCATCAATATCAATGCAACGACAAACTTCACTGCTACGTCGATTGCAACGACAGGCACGAACTCGACGCTGAAGGTTTCCGGCGCAGCTGAAGCTGTCAACGTTGGCGCGCTCGA is a window encoding:
- a CDS encoding helix-turn-helix domain-containing protein, translated to MSSQVQQVLSRDDTVALRREGGAWLKEKREAAGLSQRELAARVGIEYYTFISQIEAGRGRVPAERYEAYSAALRVSPRDFTMTMLRYNDPIIFRLLEEPKEEVEAKAASISDLEERLRRLEARLGE